In a genomic window of Sarcophilus harrisii chromosome 4, mSarHar1.11, whole genome shotgun sequence:
- the C4H6orf141 gene encoding uncharacterized protein C6orf141 homolog, with amino-acid sequence MDHHSKVREKVLFLLDPERWLGIHRDYGTRENVSGGDGKNGEIEQELHCPPPDSEREPVPESSLEGPLGTEVRNLPPKPPKSVLVRVLDYQVKQEICQTAWLKGKMTLKTEERSVTSVSFWTYKP; translated from the coding sequence ATGGACCATCATTCCAAGGTCAGAGAAAAGGTGCTCTTTCTTCTCGACCCGGAGCGGTGGCTCGGGATTCACAGAGACTACGGGACCAGAGAGAATGTGAGCGGTGGGGAcgggaaaaatggagaaattgagcAGGAGCTGCACTGCCCTCCTCCCGATTCTGAGAGAGAGCCAGTCCCGGAGAGCAGTTTAGAAGGCCCATTAGGAACAGAAGTCAGGAACTTGCCGCCCAAACCCCCCAAATCTGTGCTTGTGCGGGTTTTAGATTACCAAGTAAAGCAGGAGATTTGCCAAACCGCGTGGCTGAAAGGGAAAATGACTCTGAAAACAGAGGAGCGCTCCGTGACTTCTGTTAGTTTCTGGACCTACAAGCCATAG